In Humulus lupulus chromosome 7, drHumLupu1.1, whole genome shotgun sequence, the following are encoded in one genomic region:
- the LOC133788860 gene encoding large ribosomal subunit protein eL30, whose amino-acid sequence MVAAKKTKKTHESINNRLALVMKSGKYTLGYKTVLKSLRNSKGKLIIIANNCPPLRKSEIEYYAMLAKVGVHHYNGNNVDLGTACGKYYRVCCLSIIDPGDSDIIKNMPGEH is encoded by the exons ATGGTTGCCGCCAAGAAGACC AAGAAGACTCATGAGAGCATCAACAACAGGCTTGCTCTCGTCATGAAGAGTGGCAAGTACACCTTGGGCTACAAAACAGTCCTCAAATCTCTCAGGAACTCCAAAG GGAAGCTAATTATTATTGCCAACAACTGCCCTCCTCTAAGGAAATCTGAGATTGAATATTATGCCATGTTGGCTAAGGTTGGAGTTCATCACTACAATGGGA ACAACGTAGACTTGGGGACTGCATGTGGAAAATACTACAGAGTATGCTGCCTTAGCATTATTGATCCAG GTGATTCGGATATCATTAAGAACATGCCTGGTGAACATTAA